Proteins found in one bacterium genomic segment:
- a CDS encoding SLBB domain-containing protein — protein sequence AAQKKSGHVRVAGCACLGRCDRAPAAAAGAKVYTGAAAERLVAIAGQPKRGKRPPVSSAPKIEAASRLFPYRRKGEAFLVLKALLQEGKPEEAIAALTESGLRGMGGAGFPAGRKWEMVRRAKGPHKFLICNADESEPGTFKDRALMDSFPELIVEGILIGAWAVGAAAALIYIRHEYGRQRLALQRAIRAARARGLTGAGKLPEIQIFVSPGGYICGEETALLEVLEDRRAQPRDKPPFPVEAGLFGRPTLINNVETFALVPAILRNGPEWYRGFGRGGAAGFKMAGISGAVARPGVYEVELGTPVSELIEKTAGGMKEGSRLKAFCPGGASSGFLPAALAGTPYDFDALAAAGSMLGSGALIAIPEGADMVALAWSALRFFRDESCGKCVPCRMGTEQIAGFLKRAIEGRAARSELAELEDVSAAMMDTSICGLGQAAPLPFLSLLRHFRDELTAKLKG from the coding sequence AGGCAGCACAAAAAAAGTCCGGTCACGTCCGGGTCGCCGGCTGCGCCTGTCTGGGCCGCTGCGACAGGGCCCCTGCCGCAGCGGCAGGGGCGAAGGTGTACACCGGCGCGGCGGCGGAGCGTCTTGTGGCGATTGCCGGGCAGCCGAAAAGAGGAAAGCGCCCTCCCGTATCGAGTGCGCCCAAAATCGAAGCCGCATCGCGCCTTTTCCCCTACCGCCGGAAGGGTGAGGCGTTTTTGGTGCTGAAAGCCCTTTTGCAGGAAGGAAAACCGGAGGAGGCGATCGCCGCCCTGACCGAGAGCGGGCTGCGCGGAATGGGCGGCGCGGGGTTTCCCGCCGGGCGGAAGTGGGAGATGGTCCGCCGGGCCAAGGGGCCGCACAAATTTCTCATCTGCAACGCCGATGAGAGCGAGCCCGGTACCTTCAAGGACCGCGCGCTCATGGACAGTTTTCCGGAACTGATCGTGGAGGGCATCCTCATCGGCGCCTGGGCGGTGGGGGCCGCGGCCGCGCTGATCTACATCCGCCACGAGTATGGCCGCCAGCGTCTCGCCCTTCAGCGCGCCATCCGCGCGGCCCGCGCGCGCGGGCTGACGGGAGCGGGCAAACTGCCGGAGATTCAGATTTTTGTGAGTCCGGGCGGCTACATCTGCGGCGAGGAGACCGCGCTGCTCGAAGTGCTCGAGGACAGGCGCGCCCAGCCGAGGGACAAGCCCCCCTTTCCGGTAGAGGCGGGTCTGTTCGGCCGGCCCACCCTCATCAACAACGTAGAAACTTTCGCCCTCGTACCCGCCATCCTGCGAAACGGGCCGGAATGGTACCGGGGCTTCGGCCGCGGCGGCGCCGCCGGATTCAAGATGGCCGGCATCAGCGGCGCGGTCGCCCGCCCGGGAGTGTATGAGGTGGAGCTGGGCACCCCGGTCTCGGAGCTGATCGAAAAAACCGCCGGCGGGATGAAGGAGGGAAGCCGCCTGAAGGCCTTTTGTCCGGGCGGGGCGAGCAGCGGCTTTCTCCCCGCCGCGCTCGCCGGGACGCCCTATGACTTCGACGCCCTCGCCGCGGCGGGGAGCATGCTCGGGAGCGGCGCCCTCATCGCCATCCCCGAGGGGGCCGACATGGTGGCGCTGGCCTGGAGCGCGCTGCGCTTTTTCCGCGATGAATCCTGCGGCAAGTGCGTGCCCTGCCGGATGGGGACGGAACAGATCGCCGGTTTTCTCAAGCGGGCGATCGAGGGCCGGGCCGCGCGGAGCGAACTCGCCGAGCTGGAAGACGTGTCCGCCGCCATGATGGACACCTCCATCTGCGGGCTCGGCCAGGCGGCACCGCTGCCGTTTCTCTCGCTCCTGCGGCATTTCCGCGATGAACTCACAGCGAAGCTGAAGGGATAG